The following coding sequences lie in one Apium graveolens cultivar Ventura chromosome 3, ASM990537v1, whole genome shotgun sequence genomic window:
- the LOC141714297 gene encoding uncharacterized protein LOC141714297 — protein MGDRACIRDLAVQLKVSSTTANRMIKRGLIKPHTNPLHPSLKVANLFQRVEWVLNLLMGDTPTTKRQYYPMYNIIHIDEKWFYLSKKSQRVYPERNEKGKYSAAKSSKFVPKVMFTAVVARQRFNTENECTFDGKIGIFPFTYQEPAKRVSKYRAKGTVITKIVESVGKKETRNMLINDIIPAIMQKWPASEGYKTIYIQQDNARTHICQEDPQWQQVYQQGDFTFILVQQPPNSPDLNILDLVF, from the coding sequence ATGGGGGACAGAGCATGCATAAGAGACTTAGCAGTACAACTGAAAGTATCTTCAACTACAGCAAACAGAATGATAAAGAGGGGACTCATTAAACCTCACACAAACCCTTTACATCCTTCTTTGAAAGTGGCAAATCTATTTCAAAGGGTTGAATGGGTTCTAAATTTGCTAATGGGAGACACACCAACAACAAAGAGACAATATTATCCCATGTACAACATTATACACATTGATGAGAAGTGGTTTTATCTAAGCAAAAAATCACAGAGGGTTTACCCGGAAAGAAATGAAAAAGGCAAATACAGTGCAGCCAAGTCAAGCAAATTTGTACCTAAAGTTATGTTCACAGCAGTTGTAGCAAGACAAAGATTTAATACAGAAAATGAGTGTACCTTTGATGGGAAGATAGGCATCTTCCCATTCACTTACCAAGAACCAGCCAAGAGGGTATCCAAATACAGAGCAAAGGGGACAGTTATCACCAAGATAGTTGAATCAGTGGGGAAAAAGGAAACAAGGAACATGTTAATCAATGATATTATACCAGCAATTATGCAGAAATGGCCAGCAAGTGAAGGTTATAAAACTATATACATACAGCAAGACAACGCAAGGACACACATATGCCAAGAAGACCCACAGTGGCAACAAGTTTATCAACAAGGGGACTTTACATTCATTCTGGTGCAACAACCTCCAAACAGTCCAGATTTAAATATTCTGGACTTGGTTTTTTAG
- the LOC141712382 gene encoding small GTPase LIP1-like: MFWRGSEREIKEQNGVPPCGQVRVLVIGDSGVGKTSLVHLILKGSSCARPSQTIGCTVGVKHTTYGAAGGSSNSIKGDAERDFFVELWDVSGHERYKDCRSLFYSQINGVIFVHDLSQRRTKASLQKWAVEVAANGTFSAPLGSGGPGGLPVPYIVIGNKADISAKEGTRGSSGNLVDVARQWVEKQGLLSSGDELPVTESFPSGGGLIAAAKEARYDKEAVMKFFRMLIKRRYFADELPAASPWSTPTKTSSQSGEILSDEDRLYKTTSLPYKYNVLPPLPAQRNLTPPPTLYPQQPMSTPDIKYTSIPRFAATSTNEYSSAARSKRTDINV; this comes from the exons ATGTTTTGGAGGGGAAGTGAAAGGGAAATTAAAGAGCAGAATGGTGTGCCGCCTTGCGGGCAGGTTCGAGTGCTTGTCATCGGTGATTCGG GTGTGGGAAAAACTTCTCTTGTTCATCTAATTCTGAAAGGTTCTTCATGTGCACGTCCTAGTCAAACGATTGGCTGTACTGTGGGTGTTAAA CATACCACATATGGAGCTGCTGGTGGATCTTCTAATAGCATTAAAGGTGATGCTGAGAGAGATTTTTTCGTTGAACTTTGGGATGTGTCTGGACATGAGCGATACAAAGACTGCCGATCTCTTTTTTATTCACAAATTAATG GTGTTATTTTTGTTCATGATCTCTCTCAGAGAAGGACAAAAGCTAGTCTGCAGAAGTGGGCTGTTGAGGTTGCAGCAAATGGGACGTTTTCAGCGCCACTAGGGTCTGGAGGTCCAGGTGGCCTTCCTGTCCCATACATTGTAATTGGTAACAAAGCAGATATTTCTGCTAAAGAAGGTACAAGAGGAAGCAGTGGCAATCTTGTTGATGTTGCTCGGCAGTGGGTAGAGAAACAGGGTTTGCTTTCGTCTGGTGATGAACTTCCGGTGACTGAGAGTTTTCCTAGTGGTGGAGGCCTTATAGCG GCTGCCAAGGAAGCTCGATATGACAAGGAAGCTGTGATGAAGTTTTTCCGAATG ttgatcaaaagGAGATACTTTGCTGATGAACTTCCTGCAGCAAGCCCATGGTCTACCCCAACAAAGACCTCGTCGCAGTCTGGAGAAATTTTGAGTGACGAAGATCGGTTATATAAAACTACAAG TCTTCCTTACAAGTACAATGTACTTCCGCCACTTCCAGCCCAGAGAAATCTTACACCTCCACCTACGCTCTATCCTCAGCAGCCCATGTCAACACCTGACATCAAGTACACAAGCATCCCAAGATTTGCAGCAACGAGCACCAATGAGTATAGCAGTGCTGCCAGATCTAAGCGGACGGATATTAATGTCTGA